One Succinivibrio dextrinosolvens DNA window includes the following coding sequences:
- the recD gene encoding exodeoxyribonuclease V subunit alpha, with protein sequence MSNIEKLSDLLEEYSELKNPLLDAVLKTLSLMHKDPLPLALGFMLTELLYKQNLGDTCIKADAQSINSFYQNLFIQKRERSAYSDLQPSASEIFCPLISNSDIASVFEGCSDLIGTDKASNKPLIFDLGRLYIRRNFCYETKIADFIKKVSKEKTEQNLSEDEKNTVKSLLDVLFERADDDKSKNEAFDMQKIAAAMAAVSHFCIITGGPGTGKTTTVAKLLLLLQKINPSKNNILLCAPTGKAAGRMTESIKSQFKEEDNPKVGDLSYSFPKLFSDKNEREEIKNRICKTAVTVDKLLGSIPHKAHKIRNADNKIDCDILIVDEVSMVDAANFSKLCDAIRDDTKVIMLGDKDQLASVEAGSVLNDLCNDLSDSSRVLDEEKLSLISALSGYSVDQLKTTDITDNAVQLNFSYRFAKFAGIGDIAKAVNNGYIEKGGNRLDLKDLLDAPFVQLKDHVELLEIKDSKKWNERNVALEKASHDMAEGYKSFWNELVKSHNEEGAFTGITEAQAKEIFKNLDKYRILCSNREGLYGIKSINERLEKAAKDNLKTLNAKASAADSEWFIGKVILVTKNNYALKISNGDVGFVAAEKNRDGSAGPLKVWFGDENSVFNVSPVFLTEYESGYAMTIHKSQGSEYEKVCMLLSTELNPVMTKELVYTGITRAKEHVSIYSDKKVFLEACRRRVSRESGLMERI encoded by the coding sequence ATGAGTAATATTGAAAAGTTATCTGATTTATTAGAAGAGTATTCAGAGCTTAAAAATCCTCTTTTAGATGCAGTTTTAAAAACACTGTCTCTTATGCATAAGGATCCTTTGCCTTTGGCTTTAGGATTTATGCTGACTGAACTTCTGTATAAGCAGAATTTAGGTGATACCTGTATTAAAGCTGATGCTCAAAGTATAAACAGCTTCTATCAGAACCTCTTTATTCAGAAAAGAGAACGTTCAGCTTATTCCGATTTACAACCATCAGCTTCTGAAATATTCTGTCCGCTTATAAGCAACTCTGATATTGCTTCGGTATTTGAGGGCTGTTCCGATCTGATTGGAACAGATAAAGCCTCAAATAAACCTCTGATCTTTGATTTGGGAAGACTCTATATTCGTCGTAATTTCTGTTATGAAACTAAGATTGCTGATTTCATAAAAAAAGTTTCTAAGGAAAAAACTGAACAGAATCTCAGCGAAGATGAAAAGAATACAGTTAAGTCGCTTTTAGATGTGCTTTTTGAAAGAGCTGATGATGATAAAAGCAAGAATGAAGCATTTGATATGCAGAAGATTGCTGCAGCCATGGCGGCGGTTTCTCATTTCTGTATTATCACTGGTGGACCTGGTACGGGTAAAACCACTACAGTAGCAAAGCTGTTACTTCTATTACAGAAAATCAATCCATCAAAGAACAACATTCTGCTGTGTGCGCCTACAGGAAAGGCTGCAGGTCGTATGACCGAATCAATTAAATCTCAGTTTAAAGAGGAAGATAATCCAAAGGTAGGAGATTTGTCTTACAGTTTTCCAAAGCTGTTTTCTGATAAAAACGAGCGTGAAGAGATCAAAAACAGGATATGTAAAACAGCTGTAACCGTAGATAAGCTGTTAGGTTCAATTCCTCATAAGGCTCATAAGATTCGTAACGCCGACAATAAAATCGACTGCGATATTCTGATTGTTGATGAAGTCTCAATGGTTGATGCAGCTAACTTTTCCAAACTCTGTGATGCTATTCGTGATGACACTAAGGTCATCATGCTTGGAGATAAGGATCAGCTGGCATCAGTTGAGGCTGGTTCTGTTCTGAACGATCTGTGTAACGATTTATCTGATTCATCACGAGTCCTTGATGAGGAAAAACTCTCTCTTATTTCTGCTTTAAGCGGTTACAGTGTTGATCAACTAAAAACTACTGATATTACGGATAATGCTGTACAGCTGAATTTCAGTTATCGTTTTGCCAAATTTGCAGGTATTGGTGATATTGCTAAGGCTGTCAATAATGGCTACATAGAAAAGGGTGGTAATCGATTAGACTTAAAAGATTTACTTGATGCCCCTTTTGTACAGCTTAAAGATCATGTTGAACTTTTGGAGATAAAAGATTCCAAAAAATGGAATGAGAGGAATGTTGCTCTTGAAAAAGCCAGTCATGATATGGCAGAAGGGTATAAGTCTTTCTGGAATGAACTAGTAAAATCACACAATGAAGAAGGAGCCTTTACTGGTATTACTGAAGCACAGGCAAAAGAAATATTTAAAAATCTTGATAAATACAGAATCCTCTGCTCAAACCGTGAAGGATTATATGGAATTAAAAGCATAAATGAGCGCCTAGAGAAAGCAGCTAAAGATAATCTAAAAACGCTGAATGCGAAAGCCTCTGCTGCTGATTCTGAATGGTTTATTGGTAAAGTAATTCTTGTAACCAAGAACAATTATGCCTTAAAAATCTCCAATGGCGATGTCGGATTTGTGGCTGCCGAAAAAAACAGAGACGGTTCAGCTGGTCCATTGAAGGTCTGGTTTGGAGATGAAAACTCTGTATTTAATGTAAGTCCTGTTTTTCTTACTGAGTATGAAAGTGGATATGCCATGACAATTCATAAGTCACAGGGCAGTGAGTATGAAAAGGTCTGTATGCTCCTTTCAACTGAGTTAAATCCAGTAATGACCAAAGAGCTGGTTTATACGGGAATTACACGTGCCAAGGAGCATGTAAGCATATATTCTGATAAAAAAGTATTTTTAGAGGCCTGCAGAAGAAGAGTTTCTCGAGAAAGTGGATTGATGGAAAGAATCTAA
- the tnpC gene encoding IS66 family transposase, protein MDLKELKKQVEQITKELKSKASGDTAVLVDSLSFLFSIMLETSAGILVQNEKIAKQNERLTNTILDLQETIKDLRRQLNMDSHNSSKPPSSDGYKKPNKARSLRKPTGRKPGGQKGHSGANMEVPHKPDEVKKHHPNKCMTCPHFASCVANGNVFECGEKRFIVEAVVTTKVIEHQSMKAVACPCGESKFKGEFPEEVKAYVQYGDTFTAMAGLLSTFGAVSTDRIQTIIDGMFSVTLSEGTICSMVEKCGQKVTPIVEKIKELLIGSSVVNFDETGVRVEGSTQWVHNSSNAKYTYLTVNKKRGQEGIEDNGVIQNFGGTAVHDCWGAYWKFKDILHAVCCAHLLRELIANIENNPKHVWAERLKTLLITMKTAKEQAIEEGKTELRENLIKALEHEYDEIMAYANMECPPPDKIEPKKRGKKKKGKERALIDRLIKLKDSVCLFIHNFLVPFDNNQAERDLRNVKTKAKVSGCFRTKAGAQTYLKITSYLSTAKKHGINAFEALALAFKGETEKVLI, encoded by the coding sequence GTGGATTTAAAAGAACTGAAAAAGCAGGTAGAGCAGATAACAAAGGAGCTTAAAAGTAAAGCTTCAGGTGACACTGCTGTACTCGTTGATTCTCTTTCATTCCTTTTCAGCATTATGCTTGAAACAAGTGCTGGCATTCTGGTTCAAAATGAGAAAATAGCAAAGCAGAATGAGCGCTTGACTAATACCATCCTCGATCTGCAGGAAACCATAAAAGACCTGCGCAGACAGTTAAATATGGATTCCCATAACAGTTCAAAACCACCATCAAGTGACGGTTATAAGAAGCCAAATAAGGCAAGAAGTCTGAGAAAACCAACAGGCAGAAAGCCAGGCGGGCAGAAAGGACACAGTGGAGCGAACATGGAGGTACCACATAAGCCTGATGAGGTAAAGAAACATCATCCCAATAAATGTATGACCTGTCCACATTTTGCCTCATGCGTTGCAAACGGAAATGTATTTGAGTGCGGGGAAAAGAGATTTATTGTTGAAGCAGTTGTAACCACAAAGGTAATCGAGCATCAGAGCATGAAAGCGGTAGCCTGTCCATGTGGCGAAAGCAAATTTAAAGGAGAATTCCCTGAAGAGGTTAAAGCCTATGTTCAGTATGGAGATACCTTTACTGCAATGGCTGGACTTCTAAGCACCTTTGGTGCAGTAAGTACAGACAGAATTCAGACTATCATTGATGGAATGTTTAGTGTAACTCTGTCAGAGGGCACCATCTGTTCAATGGTAGAAAAATGCGGACAAAAGGTAACACCGATAGTAGAGAAAATCAAAGAACTGCTGATTGGCTCTTCTGTTGTTAACTTCGATGAAACCGGTGTCAGAGTCGAAGGCTCTACACAGTGGGTACATAACTCATCCAATGCTAAATACACCTATCTTACCGTTAATAAGAAACGAGGACAGGAAGGCATAGAAGATAATGGTGTAATTCAGAATTTCGGTGGAACTGCAGTCCATGACTGCTGGGGCGCCTACTGGAAATTCAAAGATATTCTCCATGCTGTCTGCTGCGCTCATCTGTTAAGAGAACTTATAGCCAATATTGAGAATAATCCAAAACATGTATGGGCTGAAAGACTCAAGACTCTTCTTATAACCATGAAAACCGCAAAAGAACAGGCTATAGAAGAAGGTAAAACAGAGTTAAGAGAGAATCTAATAAAAGCTCTTGAGCATGAGTATGACGAAATTATGGCTTATGCCAATATGGAATGTCCACCTCCGGATAAGATAGAGCCTAAAAAACGAGGTAAAAAGAAGAAAGGCAAGGAAAGAGCCTTAATAGACAGACTGATTAAGCTCAAGGATTCGGTGTGCCTGTTTATACATAACTTCCTGGTTCCGTTTGATAACAATCAGGCGGAGAGAGACTTACGCAATGTAAAGACTAAGGCAAAGGTTTCAGGATGTTTTCGTACAAAGGCTGGAGCTCAGACCTACCTCAAGATTACATCCTATCTCAGCACCGCCAAGAAGCATGGCATAAATGCATTCGAAGCATTGGCTCTTGCCTTCAAAGGCGAAACTGAGAAAGTTTTAATTTAA
- a CDS encoding AAA family ATPase has protein sequence MGSYLNTGFEKFKISQSSKIYIDKTELISVLNDNVETEQRFFCISRPRRFGKSVTANMLCAYYSKNTDSSFLFDNLKISQYGSYKTHLNQYNTIFINMHQFFSNAGLNVEKMLSDIESEIKNELRQAFPHIEISDERKLNLVLSDIYNKDSPLNKKGFIFIIDEWDCIMREKQSDAEGIKIYLDYLRTLLKDQSYVALAYMTGILPIKKCGTHSSLNMFDEYSMTDPGEYASYIGFTENEVLSLCEEYKVDFGLMKKWYDGYSFENSPHLYNPNSVVCAIDENKFKSYWTQTETFESLRRYIDLNMAGLTDEIVKLIAGNEIVVNTSRFHNDMTTFESKDDVLTLLIHLGYLAIIPDSKLKGIDNDKVFAVHIPNEEIRKEFRNITDENKNYPGIYALISQSLDLLDKIYEMDNDAVAQAFDLAHQDHTSILKYNDENSLSCVISLALNLASVDLYNVHKELPSGKGFADMVYLPKHGVEKPALLVELKYDKSAQTAIDQIKQKNYGRIFRDYKGEVLVVGINYDKDTKEHQCLIEKLRF, from the coding sequence ATGGGATCATATTTAAATACTGGTTTTGAAAAATTCAAAATAAGTCAATCGTCAAAAATCTATATTGATAAAACAGAACTAATATCCGTTTTGAATGACAATGTAGAAACTGAACAGCGTTTTTTCTGTATCAGCCGACCAAGACGCTTTGGAAAATCAGTTACTGCAAATATGCTATGTGCATATTATTCAAAGAATACTGACAGCTCTTTTCTGTTTGATAATCTCAAAATATCTCAATACGGCTCTTACAAAACTCACTTAAACCAGTACAACACCATCTTTATAAACATGCATCAGTTTTTTAGCAATGCTGGTTTAAATGTTGAAAAGATGTTATCAGACATTGAGTCCGAAATTAAAAATGAATTAAGACAGGCTTTTCCTCACATTGAAATTTCTGATGAAAGAAAACTTAATCTTGTTCTATCTGATATATACAATAAAGATTCTCCATTAAATAAAAAAGGTTTTATTTTCATCATCGATGAATGGGACTGCATCATGAGAGAAAAACAGAGTGATGCAGAGGGAATAAAGATATATCTTGATTACCTTAGAACTCTCCTAAAAGACCAGTCTTACGTCGCTCTTGCATACATGACAGGAATTCTTCCAATCAAAAAGTGCGGGACTCACAGCTCCTTGAATATGTTTGATGAATACTCAATGACCGATCCTGGAGAATATGCATCGTACATTGGATTCACAGAAAATGAGGTGCTAAGTCTTTGTGAAGAGTACAAAGTTGACTTCGGTTTAATGAAGAAATGGTATGACGGCTATTCTTTTGAGAACTCACCTCATCTTTATAACCCAAATTCTGTCGTCTGTGCCATTGACGAAAATAAATTCAAAAGCTACTGGACACAGACAGAAACCTTTGAAAGTCTAAGACGCTATATAGATTTGAATATGGCTGGACTTACAGATGAAATTGTAAAACTCATTGCCGGAAACGAAATTGTAGTAAATACTTCAAGATTCCACAATGATATGACAACCTTTGAGTCTAAGGATGATGTTTTAACCCTGCTTATTCATCTAGGTTATCTTGCAATCATCCCAGATTCAAAACTAAAAGGTATAGATAATGACAAGGTTTTTGCGGTTCATATCCCAAATGAAGAAATAAGAAAGGAATTCCGCAACATCACCGATGAAAACAAGAACTATCCTGGAATCTATGCTCTTATCAGTCAGTCTCTGGATTTACTCGATAAAATCTACGAAATGGATAATGACGCTGTTGCTCAGGCTTTTGATTTAGCTCATCAGGATCATACTTCTATTCTCAAATACAATGATGAGAACTCCTTAAGCTGTGTCATTTCACTTGCCTTAAATCTTGCCTCTGTCGATCTTTACAATGTTCACAAGGAGCTTCCTTCAGGAAAAGGATTTGCTGATATGGTTTACCTTCCTAAACATGGAGTTGAAAAACCAGCTCTACTGGTCGAACTGAAATACGACAAGTCTGCTCAAACTGCGATTGACCAGATAAAACAAAAGAATTACGGCAGAATCTTCCGTGACTATAAGGGCGAGGTTCTGGTTGTTGGCATTAACTACGATAAAGACACCAAAGAGCATCAGTGCCTAATTGAGAAATTGAGATTCTAG
- a CDS encoding HU family DNA-binding protein: MNKTELVDTVAKSTGLTKSDTKKTIDAVFEQIPKCLTFNILR; this comes from the coding sequence ATGAATAAAACAGAATTAGTAGATACTGTTGCAAAATCTACCGGTCTAACCAAGTCTGACACCAAGAAAACCATTGATGCTGTATTTGAGCAGATTCCAAAGTGCCTTACCTTCAATATTCTCAGGTAA
- a CDS encoding UvrD-helicase domain-containing protein: MNNNELKVGTFNLSRSSLIEASAGTGKTYTITYLVLRLLLGSRGFDDNHPESQLNYGYNAGPLELKNILVVTFTKAAASDLKARIREKIVTARSVFEKVSKKGIEILNALDLEEQMKSLVREMVLVNGIEARACALLLLNAERSIDEAPICTIHSFCTSALHKIYTFEAGESFGVQLCEDISEQSMEAKNTVWRELFYKGDENSKKLAALLSVDSDDNIFNTLNLYQDKLERVRNTDEKEGYFGYNLLNIKAHSSGDIRKTVVKVLGNLDAYLSDFLVFADRVKSIFNEYEVITDNDEPGSFFTRIKGAAPKFKNSAKAGYKLLRELCSIKDDEERKLCFIRGSFPDGNNFNSISRVTDRSKYPEIFRNSEKIIEIEDLYMEMASLHNKFDEVKSEILFDIAIMAEQKLDEILDRDNLVGFDGIIRRLDYVLNYKEGSKDTLPGLIRASYPVAMIDEFQDTDPVQFSIFSKLYLNENAKKTGACCYLIGDPKQSIYGFRKADIHSYLKARSLIETLYGNDSIYTLSTNFRSQEQIVEGVNGIFLLRTDPFFFEENSKDNIEFNKVNAKIKTLGNSGKCSFRFCNKPSPSDNFSAASNYVDFISKDDVYDEYPESKGKTGIKTVCKNFIARKLANAVKVCLSHGLLDSVSGDKIISRGVKASDIAILVRSGSEAKLIQAALKENGISSVYYSDSSKVFDEESSDNSIAEYELILYLIEAMEDYPNRGKVRRLLLSQLCSASTLDSLDSQSDSLELEVALLKECREIWEKNGFFPAFSKWANDERHQCLKNNLSFTGGERMVTNLWHLAELLQSARTHEQGIQAQKRWYTELRSNPSALSDSDMFSKRLESEASQVAIYTIFKSKGLEFPLVFMPYLWTDMRAVTQNDAFYYDEKKEKLYFDILGTEATLNQKKTSDLQEDARLLYVALTRACAANFMYIAQISEKNPNSLISEFTKSEQNEKTAFSEAQSLLAGPITDVLLKNKKPEDAENAVVKNPFRVVNDDFYKTVESSAPVQNDAVSELQIVGPSEFDESFSGIRQDYRISSYSGIVARSEDGGPSSSGQNEDIPKENFTRFNFPKSAIAGTYLHSLMEYCDFSNSLNDATRLECIKKAELTNEAGILKRWTAYSMKGLSDEEIIKLKTDVLSEWLSDVVQSKLPCGDSKTVRLCDLEKGDWLCELEFLFPSDKFTSDKLEALRHKNAAVFAQEKGITLDNINFSLAQSELSGFVKGFIDLAIKVGDGSDAKFYVIDYKSNFIGSSVPAYSYEAVARNMLEHCYDVQYLFYSLAMHRFLKTRIENYSYEKNFGGIIYLYLRGMEPDSSNSIIYTKPKQEIIEELSSIFSE; the protein is encoded by the coding sequence ATGAATAACAATGAATTAAAAGTCGGTACCTTTAATCTTAGCCGTTCTTCTCTGATTGAGGCCAGTGCAGGAACCGGTAAGACCTATACCATTACTTATCTTGTTCTACGTCTGCTGCTAGGTTCCAGAGGTTTTGATGATAATCATCCTGAAAGTCAGTTAAATTATGGATACAACGCAGGACCTTTAGAGCTAAAGAATATTCTGGTGGTTACCTTTACTAAGGCTGCAGCATCAGATCTTAAGGCCAGAATCCGTGAAAAAATTGTAACGGCACGCAGTGTTTTTGAGAAAGTTTCCAAAAAGGGAATAGAAATTCTGAACGCCCTTGATCTGGAAGAGCAGATGAAGTCTCTGGTCAGAGAAATGGTTCTGGTTAATGGTATTGAGGCCAGGGCCTGCGCTTTACTTCTATTGAATGCGGAACGCTCTATCGATGAAGCTCCTATCTGCACAATTCATTCTTTCTGTACCAGTGCTCTGCATAAGATTTATACCTTTGAAGCGGGGGAATCCTTTGGAGTTCAACTCTGTGAGGATATCTCAGAGCAGTCAATGGAAGCAAAGAACACTGTATGGCGTGAACTTTTCTATAAGGGGGATGAGAATTCCAAGAAGCTTGCAGCTCTCTTATCAGTAGATAGTGACGATAATATTTTCAATACTCTGAATTTATATCAGGATAAGCTTGAAAGGGTAAGAAATACCGATGAAAAAGAAGGTTACTTTGGTTACAACCTTTTAAACATAAAAGCACACTCCAGTGGGGACATCAGAAAAACCGTTGTTAAAGTTCTGGGTAATCTTGATGCTTATCTTTCTGATTTTCTCGTCTTTGCAGATAGAGTGAAGTCTATCTTTAACGAGTACGAAGTTATTACTGATAATGATGAACCTGGCTCCTTCTTTACCAGAATCAAAGGTGCTGCTCCTAAATTCAAGAATTCTGCAAAAGCTGGATATAAGCTATTAAGAGAGCTGTGTTCTATCAAGGATGATGAAGAGCGTAAGCTATGTTTTATTAGAGGCTCTTTCCCTGATGGGAATAACTTCAATTCTATCTCCAGAGTTACCGACCGCTCTAAGTATCCTGAGATTTTCAGAAATTCTGAAAAGATTATTGAAATTGAAGATCTTTATATGGAGATGGCCTCTCTGCACAATAAGTTTGATGAGGTTAAATCTGAAATTCTGTTTGATATTGCAATCATGGCAGAGCAGAAACTTGATGAGATTTTAGATAGGGATAACCTGGTTGGTTTTGATGGTATCATCAGACGTCTTGATTATGTTCTAAATTATAAGGAAGGCTCCAAAGATACTCTTCCTGGTCTTATTAGAGCCTCCTATCCTGTAGCTATGATTGATGAGTTTCAGGATACTGATCCGGTTCAGTTTTCAATTTTCTCAAAACTGTACCTTAATGAGAATGCTAAAAAAACAGGCGCCTGCTGCTATCTGATAGGTGATCCCAAGCAGTCTATCTACGGTTTCAGAAAAGCAGATATTCACTCTTATCTTAAAGCACGCAGCCTTATTGAAACATTATATGGTAATGACTCTATTTATACCTTATCAACCAATTTCCGTTCTCAGGAACAGATTGTAGAAGGTGTGAATGGAATATTCTTATTAAGAACTGATCCTTTCTTTTTTGAAGAGAACTCTAAGGATAACATTGAGTTTAATAAGGTAAATGCAAAGATAAAAACTCTAGGTAATTCAGGTAAATGCAGTTTCAGATTCTGTAATAAACCAAGTCCTTCAGATAATTTTTCTGCAGCAAGTAACTATGTCGATTTTATTTCAAAAGATGATGTCTACGATGAATATCCTGAATCTAAAGGAAAAACTGGGATTAAAACTGTTTGTAAGAATTTTATTGCCAGAAAGCTGGCTAATGCTGTAAAGGTTTGTTTGTCTCATGGTCTTTTAGACAGTGTTAGCGGCGATAAGATTATTTCTCGTGGGGTTAAAGCTTCAGATATCGCTATTCTTGTTCGAAGCGGATCAGAGGCTAAGCTTATACAGGCGGCCCTGAAAGAAAACGGTATTTCAAGTGTTTATTATTCAGACAGCTCAAAGGTTTTTGATGAGGAAAGTTCTGATAATTCAATCGCAGAATATGAGCTTATCCTGTATCTGATTGAGGCTATGGAGGATTATCCTAACCGAGGAAAGGTCAGAAGATTACTTTTAAGTCAGCTTTGTTCTGCTTCCACTCTTGATTCCTTGGATTCCCAGTCAGATTCACTGGAACTTGAGGTTGCTCTTTTAAAAGAATGCCGCGAGATCTGGGAGAAAAACGGCTTCTTTCCTGCCTTCTCAAAATGGGCAAATGATGAAAGACATCAGTGTCTAAAGAATAATCTGAGTTTTACAGGTGGCGAGCGTATGGTCACCAACCTGTGGCATCTTGCTGAACTGCTTCAGTCTGCTCGAACTCATGAGCAGGGCATTCAGGCTCAGAAACGCTGGTATACGGAATTAAGAAGCAATCCGTCAGCTCTCTCTGATTCAGATATGTTTAGCAAGCGTCTTGAATCTGAGGCTTCACAGGTCGCAATTTACACAATCTTTAAGTCTAAAGGTCTGGAGTTCCCTCTAGTATTCATGCCATATCTGTGGACTGATATGAGGGCTGTTACTCAGAATGATGCTTTTTATTACGACGAGAAAAAGGAAAAGCTTTATTTTGATATCTTAGGTACTGAGGCAACATTAAACCAGAAAAAAACAAGTGATCTGCAGGAGGATGCCCGTCTTTTATATGTAGCGCTGACACGTGCCTGCGCAGCAAACTTTATGTATATTGCACAGATTTCTGAGAAAAATCCAAATTCTCTTATAAGCGAGTTTACAAAATCTGAACAAAATGAAAAGACTGCATTTTCTGAGGCTCAATCTCTTTTAGCGGGGCCGATAACAGATGTTCTCTTGAAGAATAAAAAGCCAGAAGATGCAGAGAATGCTGTAGTGAAGAATCCTTTTAGAGTGGTAAATGACGATTTTTATAAGACTGTTGAATCTTCTGCTCCTGTTCAGAACGATGCGGTATCCGAGCTACAGATCGTAGGACCATCTGAATTTGATGAGAGTTTTTCTGGAATCAGACAGGATTACAGAATTTCGTCCTACAGTGGAATTGTTGCCAGAAGCGAGGATGGAGGTCCATCTTCTTCAGGTCAGAATGAAGATATTCCTAAAGAGAATTTTACCCGTTTTAATTTCCCAAAAAGTGCAATTGCCGGTACCTATCTTCACAGTCTGATGGAATATTGTGATTTTTCTAATTCATTAAATGATGCCACCAGATTGGAGTGTATTAAAAAAGCAGAGCTGACAAATGAAGCCGGTATTCTTAAACGCTGGACTGCATATAGTATGAAAGGTCTTTCTGACGAAGAAATTATAAAGCTTAAAACGGATGTGTTAAGTGAATGGCTTTCTGATGTAGTTCAGTCAAAACTTCCTTGTGGAGATTCAAAAACAGTAAGACTGTGTGACCTTGAAAAAGGTGACTGGCTATGTGAGCTGGAATTCCTGTTTCCATCAGATAAATTTACTTCAGACAAACTTGAAGCTCTTCGTCATAAGAATGCAGCTGTGTTTGCACAAGAAAAAGGGATAACTCTGGATAATATAAACTTCTCACTTGCTCAAAGTGAGCTTTCAGGGTTTGTTAAGGGCTTTATCGATCTTGCCATTAAGGTTGGTGATGGTTCTGATGCCAAGTTCTATGTAATCGACTACAAGAGTAATTTCATTGGATCATCAGTCCCAGCTTACTCATATGAAGCTGTTGCTCGTAATATGCTTGAGCACTGCTACGATGTTCAGTATCTGTTCTATTCTCTGGCAATGCACCGATTCCTTAAGACAAGAATAGAGAACTATTCCTATGAGAAAAATTTTGGCGGAATTATTTATCTTTATCTTCGTGGAATGGAACCTGACAGTTCTAATTCAATCATATATACCAAGCCAAAACAGGAAATTATAGAAGAGCTAAGCTCAATCTTCAGTGAGTAA